DNA sequence from the Acyrthosiphon pisum isolate AL4f unplaced genomic scaffold, pea_aphid_22Mar2018_4r6ur Scaffold_21058;HRSCAF=22913, whole genome shotgun sequence genome:
AGgtttttctgtttaagaatctGGAGATTGTAGTTTGTATTATTTAGTGTGTTCCTAcagtataatttttctaaattttttttttgttttataaaatgaatttgCCTTTCTTTGGGCGCCTACGtctcaattacaatttttttttcacaacttcAACTCTATAgtcaatttatttgtatagatttTTTAGGCATTGATAATCTGGTGacttcaaaataatcatttttttatgaactaattatacttaaataaatattatttcaagataatattaagtaggCATGTACGCTTGTATTCAGTTGACATCAATAATCAATCATTTTCACCcacgaaaaaatgaaaattataagctGCATTCTTCAGCATATTCAGttgatatacaattttatcaaaataaataaaaataaaaatctagaaTTACTTCGTGAAATCAAACTTTTCATTAAAAGATGACCGTTTCATAAAATGGAAACGGATATTTTACActtcaagttcaaatttggacgaaattgcataatattaaaaaacctagaataactattttagttattttgttgtgattgtataattttatccgtgggtacttgaaacttttaaagtatatactattatataatgtatttattttaataaataaccttatttgtattaaatatctatttttttaattgaaaaaaggatttaattttaagaacgtcatttaatttaattttgatagatgttttcaaagattttgtaccaatttttttaaaatattatttgtgatagCTATGTTTCTGTGTTCAATGTTTACTACCCATTTCATATCTGACTATTTTTCCTGGGCCTCCACAtgagtttttcttaatttaaataaaatttaaatataaataaaaaaaatttatatttcagttgTGGAGGGGGGGGGCGGAGAGTGATTATGACTAGGGGCGCTAAAACGCTGAATCCGCCACTGGACTTAAGgttgatgtaaataataaactggGGCAAATTCCCCAGTCCCCCCTCCCCCAAATGACGCTACTGTGTGTGACACACTATTATAtaacttctaaaaaaaataaattatgggtACCCACAAAAACCTATCTACATTGAAGATGGATAGATATTGATAAATGGAGATAAATTCATAGACACCATTTgaaatttcatcaaattttagacaaaatattagatatttaaacgttgaataacgattttattgattttgataCTGATTTAGCTGTGGGTACTTTTAACATTTANNNNNNNNNNNNNNNNNNNNNNNNNNNNNNNNNNNNNNNNNNNNNNNNNNTAAACATACTCAAAATAAATGCTTACGTGAAGAATTAGAAGTAGATGAAACGCAAAAAATTAATCTACGTGGAATAAACGAAGATCTCATTCAAACCATACGAAAATTGTTCATACCAATAGAATTAAATAACAAGAATATTAAAACAGAATTTCATATAGTAGGAACACGATTTCCAATTCTCAAGGACGGCATACTTGGAAATGAGTTCTTGTCGacaaataatgcaatattagatttagataaaacataaaactatataagtaacaataatgagtacctacttacatattataaccagtcaattaaaatgtacctaactacctacatgtttttaatttatataattaagtaagttaagttttttataagttatttattacctaataataaatgtataatattaatagcatCTATCTATAGTAAAAGTAAGGAGTACCTATAAAGTCCTAAACTCTTATGATAGGTAATTTTCAAGCCGCAAGTTTTGATATGAATATTGCtggtacagtttttttttgtttgtattttccAAAAACTTTACTTTTTAGACTTAACCACTTAATCTAATTAAttcattcatataataaataaaattgaaactaaAATTTGATTGACAATTAGCCAACTATTGATTtgttaaatgtttagtgattgtttATGCAACCAGAAGAATCCCGAAGATATTGAGATATAAAATCATACAatgatttaggtataatattccttcataatataatagtaagtaatattCATTACTAGTAGTATTTACTAGTTCATTTATAGtagtattcataataatatgatttacctaATACTAATGTTgttcttaaaaaatacttattattttcgttataaatagataggtatacttacaagttacaactgacGGAcccaaaatctattttatatagttatatatgtcGCATCCACTTAGTGTAATCGtatttttcatgaaatggatatCCATTTCATGAACTACGATCATATCGTGTAAGTCAATTTTAGTTCATGAATGgacatatattttatccatttcATGAAACGAAAACTCTTATTTTACACTTTGNNNNNNNNNNNNNNNNNNNNNNNNNNNNNNNNNNNNNNNNNNNNNNNNNNTTATCATTATTAActcagtaattttaaaaaattagatgTCGCGGGTTCAAACTTGCTGAATTGTACCACCCTTTTGCTAAACCATATTGAGTTCCGAGTTGGTGAAGTTTATGTTTGTTCTGATTGACAATAACTGCAAATACATTATTGGGATCTGAAGGTCCTCGATCTACTTTAGGTACTGTTATCAAGACGCAAtcaccaatttttaaattaggaaTCCTGGTTTGGCTGACCTAAAAACAATGATATTGCaatgattttaaacaaaaaatatattaaataggtacaattatttaaaaagacaCCTTTAACATTTTTTCAGCTGCTTTTTCTTGTCCTTGATATCCAAGTTGACGTTGTTTGCTTATTTTTTCACTAGTTTTGcataaatcacaaataatagTTCCACTGTCAACCACAGTTAACATTTCTGTATTGCAACTGCTACAATATGATGTAATTTCTTCTTTTTCATGTTCAGgttgaatattgtttaaaatttctgCAAGATGTTCTTCAGcggttagtttttttattatttccgaTGGAAGATTTGAAGATGACAATCCAATTTTCGGGTCAGATCCAAATAAAGCTTTATACGGCGATCGTCCTATTATTCGATGGAAAGACgaatttttttgaaactgtACAAATTGTAATCCTAGTGACCATTTTTTAGATTGGTTATCCCTCATCCAAGCACGAATCATATTCTCAATGTCTTGATTACTCCTTTCAACACTTCCCTGACTTTGGAGATGACGTGGTCGGCCGTGGACTATCATACATTGTGGCCACATATCCTTTAATTCCGTAATAATGGAGTTAACAAATTCCCGTCCATTATCACTCTGGAGTATTTTAGGGGCTCCAAATGTAAGAAAAATAGTGAGTAATTTGTTTGCCACTTCTATAGCCCGTTTGCTTTCAAGTGgatgcaataataaaaatgttgtattgtgGTCCTGATAATTCATGATCCATTTATATTTACCATCAGGTGTTGACTGGAAATCGACTAAATCGACTTGGCCTCTTTCATTGAAATCTTTAGTTACAATTGGTTTGATAACTAGTTTCCGATTTGCTACTTGCTTTGAATTACATATTGCACATACAGACAAAAACTTTTCTATTGCTGGTCTcggaattttgtatt
Encoded proteins:
- the LOC107882208 gene encoding KRAB-A domain-containing protein 2-like; protein product: MVSWLWPVTSLGKKPPTKNEVQLMIEEILAAKIKIGKKERRDYYLIKTYDVLCVTDQKFLIYKKTNEDEDIRYVVPYEELYERIKDFHIKTGHGGIVKLRMSMGHKYKIPRPAIEKFLSVCAICNSKQVANRKLVIKPIVTKDFNERGQVDLVDFQSTPDGKYKWIMNYQDHNTTFLLLHPLESKRAIEVANKLLTIFLTFGAPKILQSDNGREFVNSIITELKDMWPQCMIVHGRPRHLQSQGSVERSNQDIENMIRAWMRDNQSKKWSLGLQFVQFQKNSSFHRIIGRSPYKALFGSDPKIGLSSSNLPSEIIKKLTAEEHLAEILNNIQPEHEKEEITSYCSSCNTEMLTVVDSGTIICDLCKTSEKISKQRQLGYQGQEKAAEKMLKVSQTRIPNLKIGDCVLITVPKVDRGPSDPNNVFAVIVNQNKHKLHQLGTQYGLAKGWYNSA